In the genome of Sardina pilchardus chromosome 17, fSarPil1.1, whole genome shotgun sequence, the window CAATACCCATGTCATGCCAGAAGACTCAGTGAAAACTCAGAGAATCAGAGAATCTAGGCATCCCAACTTTAGCCTCTTCCCTGTGCTAAGGTCTGGGAAATATTGCCGGTACTGAGAGACTGAGGATCAGCTTCTGCTTCTCTAGCAGAATCTAGCCACCTCACGAATGAGGACAGTACCACTCTATAACACTTGTCTTCTATTTCATTTttcccctttatttatttatgtctaCATTGATATTAATATTGCACATTTAAGTCAGACGACTAAGCATTTTATCACTGCATGCTATATCTTCTataaatgtatgtgacaaataaatgcCTTGAATCTGATGTGAAGTATGCATTCTGTATGATAGTATCTTTGCATGTGACTGTATCTTTACAGTTGCTTGACATTggtcctctctgtcctcctcagaTCGCGTGGTGTTCTCCTTCGGAACCTTCCAGAACGTGAGTGTCCCTGAGAACGGGACGGTGCAAGCGGTGGTGTCCAGGATCCCCGTCGACGTCTCCTTCATCACGCTGCAGTTCCACACGCAGCACCGCAACGCTACGCTGTCCTACACCAGGGTAGGAGGACGCGCCGCGCCGCACGTGTCTGTTGCAGGCTAGACGGAGGCTGTTCACACCACctcccacacatgcatgcgctacacagacacatagccgCATcacctgtgttttgtgtgaccAGTGTCTCTcgctgttgtgttgtttttcctgTTGTGATCACAGTTGTGTGAATCTTAGTATCCATTACCTAAAACCTTAAAGTCTTAAAGCCACACAATGAACTTTTCAAAAGCAACGGAAATGATAAACAGTAATGTTGTTGATTTCATATTATTCCATTCTTAATATTCCAGTCCACCACTCTAAATGTTAGTGAGCGCTGTCATTTTTGGCTTTTTCCTGTGTCACCCCAATCAAAACAGCAAAGTACCCTTAACAGTTAAATGCCATTGCTCTTTTATAGCACCCAATCCAGTATTTGATGTACTGTGGAACTAATGGAGGGCTGATATAATGGGTGACCTATTATTAGCCAAATGTCATGAGTTTTACTGTTGCCAAACACCCCCAATATATTTGATTCTGACTCAGAGAGATTGTCCCTTTTTGTGTAATTGTGAAAGGGATGAAGACAAGAGGAAATGAAGTGATCGAGTCTTTTTGAAGCTATTGAGaaatgtagcgtgtgtgtgtgtgagagtgtgtgtgatgagttgtAGGGAGGATATGAGCCTGGTAGCACATGGTCAGCCACAGTCTTGTGTAGGGCACATGCTGAGGATGAAAGCCTTTACGCTCCAGGGCACTGCTTCTTGTGATCAGCCATGACGGAAGGTCTTACGTGACTCGGCTCttttgtgtgagggagaggcagatgtaggtagtgtttacacacacacacacacacacacacacacacacacacacacacacacacacacacacaggctcgctCCCTCAGAAACAGACAGTGGCACAGCTGACCCACTTGTGATGGAGTCTTCTGACGAGGGCTCCGGATGGCAGACTCAGTTAAAGCCGTCATGTGAGGGTGAGATCACAAGTTCCCGCtcagagagggcaagagaactCAAAGGCTGGTCACGCTCCTGAGAGGGCAACAGAACTCAAAGGCTGGTCATGCTCCTGAGCGGCCACTCTAACGTGAACACAAGCTCTCTGTGTCCACCAGCAGGAATGTGGACTAGCGCTTTATGACCATACCTAGGCTagcccacatactgtatggttaGAATGCAAATATGTCAAAATCATGAGAACATTTAGGTTCCCTCCAGACGTATTGGAGCAAACAAAAAAGGCACTGAAAAGGAAAAGAATTTGAGTGGTAGGCCTAATTTCTCTAAATGAGAAACCACACAGAGtatattttttccttttctgcAGTGCTGTGCTAGTGAGCTGGTTTGTGAAGTAAGCTATTGAAATGCCTGTCTGTTTAAGACTGCTTGAAACAGTGGCTGGCAAGTATAGGTCAGGTGTTGATTTAATAATATTGTTTACACTGGCATAACAGATCAAGTACTGCTGTGTCTGCGCAGGTTCCCTTGCCAGGATTCTCCACCACCGCTGCTGATACAGGCCTGCTGTCCCCGCTCACGCCCATGCAGTCCTCGCTGTCCTGGTTCCTGCTCTCGCCCGACGGAGACACGGTGGCCGGGACCGGCGTCATCCTCCCCTACAGGAGCGGAGGTCAGAGCAGCCCGCGGTCGCTCAGCAACGCCGATTCATCACTAATGACCACGATGCGGTTTCAAATCACGTACCCCTAGGTGTCTCGAGTAGGCAGAAATTCTGTTCAATCAATTAGATCAGAGATTCGCTGATTGAAGTCACTCAGTAGAAATAGCTGATGGAGAGAACGGTTGAAGCTAAAACCTGCTCAGACACCAGTAATCTGAAGCATAACACTACAGCTGCAAATACATACATAGTAGTAGGCTTAGCTGCCATAATGGCTTCAGTATGTGTTGACACATGTGTTTTTCACTCACGTTATTTCACACAGTTGGTAGAAGTTGTGTTGCCTAAAGatatagggctcgggcacacgcgttgcgttctaggaatattgccgccatgttggtagcgcaccgaacgtaattatccattcattcagatgcagaagacaagaagcagaaaattgatagtattagcgattcttttcctcttgcgatcgtgggttgcgctgttacaccccactacacagcaacatacgaccaagaaggcaaacattaagtaacaggaacacactaacgggagtaaatccatagtaatccatagtaaactaaggagtgaggctgccagtATGGCTGCCTGCGAAGTTTTCACATCACGACCCCAAGCCCTATTGCTGGTGTATGTGATTTGTTAATCTCTTACAGATTGCTGTTATCATGGAAGTGGTTGCAGCTGAGGTCAGAGGGTAGACCCTTAGTCATGTCCTGCAATCTGAGATCCATTTCTCTTCTTCCGCAGACCCTGTGCCTGGAGCCTGTAACATGGAATTTGCCCTGGACATTGACCCAAACGTCTATGTGCGCTACAACCTCTTTGAGACCATCGTCACTTTCGCTCCAGCAAATGTTGGATATGATCGGTAATGACTTGCAGTTGATATACAAGCTGTAGAGAGAATGTTGCCATGTCAGTTTTGAGTGTGGGAAGCTTTGATTACAGTAGAAGCTccgggccgggtttcccagattcgttaagaagctcttaaataataataataataataataatacattttatttatatagcgacTTTCTagacacccaaggtcgcttaagtgctaagatcttcccaggagcattcttagaacattcttagagcGCCCCTAAGAAGTTcctagcacttaagagcttcttaacgaatctgggaaacctggcccTGAGCTCCAAGTGAATACCGGTAAACTTTGAAAGGATTTCCATATGGCAAACAACAACCAGCAGCTCCTATCTAAAGAGATGGCCTACATTGCAGGTTACACGTGAGTGGTTAAGGCTAGGCCTATCTGTCGTAGGCTGTATCACGTTCTTGTGGTGATTAGGAGGGCGTCGGTGACCAGACTGGTTGGGTTTGTTGGGACAGTTGAGTTTGTAATCTTGTGTGGTGTTACTATAGGTCAGTGAGAGTAaagccaaacaaaaacaatggcagAGTTCACCTAAGGTCAGTAGTGGAGCCATCCAGCCTGCCTTTCTACAGATGTAGGAACGGGTCATGGGAAAGGGCAGATTAGGGACCGGAATATCCTAAAGAAACAACCAAGGACTACATTTGCTTGCATGAGACTGGCTAATGACATTGGTTTAGTTATGACAAACATAAAGCAAACATAGCAACAGGTCACATGGAATAACTTGATGTCACTCATCATGAGCTGGTGATGGGAATAGCTTGCTAGACAGCTCTGGTAAAATACTACATTTAGCCTCTGGCTGTTTTTGGATTCCTTTCTCCGTTTTTTTAGAGGGTCCAGTCCACCTGAGTGTGACGTGTCCACGGGAGCAGGGACGCGCTGGCGCCTGGTGTACGACATCTACCAGTACTTCCTCCCAGAGAGCGACCTCTCGGAGCAGAGCCTCATTGTGAGCCTGGAGCGCGTGGCCAACGTCCCCAGCCTCAGGGAGCATGGGAAAAAGGTAGGACCCCCGCTCCCACACGTCCCCCAAAGATCGTTACGGGCGTAGCAAGAtgcttcatgagaagccacttcctggaacccgaatcgcaagaggggggggggcaaaatccccctttatgcagagctgttccattgaagtctatgggcatgacacacccctttatgcagaggaagtgatccccgttttgcacCCATAGACATGAGCTACGACAGAGTATcgtgctccgccttaaggatctttgcagCCCCTTACCAGCGATGGGTTGGTAGGGCCAATAAAAGagccacctacagtatatttaacGCACCAATGGGAACGTTTCACGTTGGGTCATGTGGGTCAGCGCTCCTGAATACCAAAAGACTAAATTATTTTATCACCAAAATGCTGTGGTGGATGTTTTTCGCAAGGTCCCACCAGTTTTAAAATATCTTACTAGCATAGATTTGCTCTACAATGCTCTGACCATTGAATAGCCTGCTGAAATGgctttaaattaaacaaacaatcaaacaccATGTGGGCCAGTAAAAtaagtttagtgtgtgtgtccatcatgACTGTCTTCATCTTTCCTCTAAATATGTCTTACACCCTCCTATGATTTCTTGGGCTTATTTTTGGCCTCCAACCTAAAATGGCTAATAACCGTGCATTTCTATCTCACTGTGTAATTGTAATTGTCATACTTTGTCAGTCGATTTGAAAGGTTTTCCCTCTTTCATTCACGTCTTTATGCCTTCCAGGTTGCTTCTCTTACCTCCAACGACAAAACCGCCATGTCCTTCTCCTCTATCCCGGGTCAAGGGGTCATCTACTCGGTCATCGTGAGGGACCCTGTAAACAACACCTCAGCCTCCTACATTCCAGCACACACGTACGCCTGCAGCTTTGCCTCCAAACTAGACGACTGCAAAACTTTAGGTGAGTCTCTATCACATATCGCAGGTATTTCAGGACCGCAGGGAAACAGTTGCAGAGGAGAGCACATAAACAGTTAAGAATGGCTAAGCGTTGTTTTATGTCACAGATGCATGATTCACTTCCTGATTAGTGTCCTACTGATTTGATCTGAGATCTCCTTTTTTGTGATCAAGTGTACGTTGAGTTCATAAACTGGttgatgggggtggtggggggtctgAGATCTCTTGTGGCCTTTTCTGAAaataattattttgttttaaccTTTCCAGGGAAAATATCGACCAAAGTGTTCTTCACCTTTGCCGGCATGGCAGGACTTTTTGTCTGCTTTTTTGGCCACCGTTTCTTCAAGTGTGGTGAGTAGTCCTCTCATTTTTATattgtttcattttatttcaaaatgtctcAGATGTTTTGTTCTAGATCCTTAAATTGAGCCCACTGGTTCTTTCAGTTCATCTACTCtctatactgtaggtgctgaCCATTGTCTGTAGATTATTAATGGGCCTTGTGGTTCGCCAGACAACAATGATTTGTGGTAATTGGGAGCAACAATATGAGGAGTTTGTATGAAATTATGCTACGTACAAAACTCCCCTTTGTCTTTCCCCTTGGGATTGTTTCACTGTTGGTGTCATTGGAGTCACAGTTTTAACCTGATGAAATGTTTTTGCCTTTTGCCTGATGAAATGACCTGCATTCATCACAAATACATTGTTTTGGGGAACCTTTTTAAGGGGCCTCGGTggaagttgtgttgtgttgccaaACTCGGTTGCCTCTTGCATGAAACCAAACTCTGGTATTGCGTGTGAATGAAACCTCTTCTCCCTTTTTCCCCTCCAACAGAGCTGTTCTGCATGGGGTTCGCCTTTTCtgctttcttcttcttcgtccTCATCACTCGGACCACCACACTGGACTATGACAGTAAGTGCTGCCGCGAGATATTTTAGAGgagcttctctcctctctgatctGTTTTCAGTGACAATCCTGAATGTGGTCTATTCATTTTACCCTCTTTATAACTGCCAAACGACATCAGTCTTGGTCAGTGGAAGGCCATTGATCTGTCACTTTTTAATTAGAATTCATGTGGTCATGCTTGCCCATTTATGTCTTGTTGCCATAATATTTCCAAAGCAGATTTGAAATGAAATTAGTTGCGCAAACTGGTTTTGCATGCACCCAATCACATTATTTGTCACGGGATGTAGATATTTGTGACCAGAAACATCCAGACATGCTTGTAAATGATTTTTACGATTGTCCCTTTTT includes:
- the tm7sf3 gene encoding transmembrane 7 superfamily member 3, whose product is MGNQEAFAHRGTVRNYTVGPKKMPHFWTFVFFIFSLLCDGFFAQDENRVVFSFGTFQNVSVPENGTVQAVVSRIPVDVSFITLQFHTQHRNATLSYTRVPLPGFSTTAADTGLLSPLTPMQSSLSWFLLSPDGDTVAGTGVILPYRSGDPVPGACNMEFALDIDPNVYVRYNLFETIVTFAPANVGYDRGSSPPECDVSTGAGTRWRLVYDIYQYFLPESDLSEQSLIVSLERVANVPSLREHGKKVASLTSNDKTAMSFSSIPGQGVIYSVIVRDPVNNTSASYIPAHTYACSFASKLDDCKTLGKISTKVFFTFAGMAGLFVCFFGHRFFKCELFCMGFAFSAFFFFVLITRTTTLDYDIRLALAALIGTVGGVFLVMCWWRFGSVMACVMVVGLLLGFLLASTIFFTPLGDLEVFRSDVVFWVTFGCIVVIVPILFVRWPREGNIVTCGVAGGYAVVLAVNAYIYTSLSYITLDILKRFLNNNFSRAFVSVPFQDIDFILLTVWVVLGASGVVLQLYRERSRPFFPPSPYLMWRQERERRKTNVLDPSHHTPSFPARFLSRVRQLTCRPEPAGERTPLLL